The Pyrus communis chromosome 8, drPyrComm1.1, whole genome shotgun sequence region atttgGAATGAAATCCCAACAGGATAAGAAAGGGCAAGAAGCCTAGCAAAGCGGGAACTCTTGGATTAATTAGTTTCAAAATCCGTGCTTATCTCCATCCTTTACGTTAATGCATGTCATAATTATCCCTTTTAATCCTCTTTTATGTGAATTTTCACACCTCACACCACCATTCACCACTCACCACACACACGACCAGAGTCCATTAGTCTCTAAACAAGAAATTAATTACAGGAGCAAATTTTgcaatttatttcctttttccaCGCGGTTTCAAACCTTTGAATGGCCTCCATGTTTATGGAAAGCTTGAGAGGCAAATGTTTAGAAAGAGCTAAATTTTATGAGTGTGAGCAAGGATTTTGAATTGGGTCACATCCACTACTTATGATCTTAAACTCTCTACTTAATGCTTTGACGAAGAAAATGTGTCAAGAAAGTTCGTTCGTTGTACAATGTTAGAGGTTACGAGCTCTGGTGTTCGATTCACATCATTGTTAAAACGatatatctctactaattaataaaacactcattgtcaaccaaaatcctatgaaattattagtttaaccctttaattaaaacagaaaatgaataaggaatatggggcagaaatgtaattttgctgttttttttttcaaaacctcacctacatataatcctaacatatctctaattaaaataaataaataaataaataaaaacttcccaccccacattctctatcactctcttcctctctccttctatttcgaaaacaaaaataaaaaattttctcaaacaaaaataaaaaattttctcacacactttgtgtgtgcccatatgctagtatttATGATGATTATGATATCGAAGTTGGACTAACTTGTTGTGATGACAGTAGTTCCCGCTAATTGTTCTAATGCTCAATGCTCTAATGCTCACTTCACATTGGCTATTTAGCAGGAGTTCCTGCTAATTGTTCAGCAATCAAGCAAGGTTCTTTCTGAGTGTACGTGATTATGCATAAATATAACGTTATTCGCTGTTTGAGTATTTCTTTCTTAAATGTACTCTTAgtgttagttgtggtgaacaactctttagaaaaaaaattatgaaaatcatTCAAGTTCGTCTACTTTCGATTGAAAAATagaatcataatatatatatatatatatatatcaatcttATGTGTGATTACACGACCAATCTACTCAATTACTATAACGAGTTCCATCTTACGTAACAACAGCCGCGCTTGCTTCGTGGATGTTGCCTCGTTTTCTTGTAGTGCCTGTTCAAGTTAATTCAGTTCACATTCAGAATATTTTTATGGGGAGTTGAAATTTATATTAGACTTACCATGCAAAGTGGAAAAAAGCAAGTGTATCTCCACGCCAATCAAGTTTATGATGGCCTTCAGTAACAATGAAAATAGCAGCATTTGGTTGTAGTGATCTGCGTACATCTTATGTTGTAAACATTGCATAATTTTCAAATATCCTCCCATTAGTATTATGACACGGTATACCGAACCGTATTCTTGACGTACTAAAAATTTCCTGTACAGCTATTTAATCTTAACTGTGCTTTCTATgtgatttattcaatccgatTGTCATAAATTTTAGACTGCAGTTCCGGGAATTACTATTGTAACATTGGAATACCAAGAAATATCAAAAATTGTTACTGCAGTAAAATCCTACTAATCCGAAAAGAAGGCAAATTCAACACATTTTACACAGCTGCCCCCTTTCACCCCTTCCGCGATTCTTTTCCGCGGATGGGGCACGCTGAGGGGTAACCATAGCAAAGCAAAATGAAAACCGAAAAGGAAGTTAAATGCCGGCAACAAAGACGACTACTACTAGCCTACTACTACAACAAGGCATACAACAGAGGAAAATGATGCCTACGAAACAAGTTGCCTATGTAACGAACAAGGAGGCTATTGCTGTGGATGATTGTAGGAAGATTTATATTCCAGCATTTCGGTCCTGTATCTCTCCTTGTCTTTCGTCCCTTTATCCTGATAAACCTGCACGAAGAAATGGAGTGTTATGATGAAGATTTCACAAAGATTTCCAATATACCGCAAGTTAGAAATGTAGAGAATCAAGACGAAAGGAAACGGAAATAGTAAAAATCCAAGCATGTGAAGCTTCTCCTCGAACCTTAGATCGATATCAAAATCATCCCGAACACACATACAAGAGTGACATTATCTTGGGACTTTATGAGCAAAAAAGGACTAACCGGAAATAAAATTGAGTCACCAATTCATTATACCTGTTTCTCAGCCTCTGTGAGATTGTTCCATAGGTACCCAATTTTCTTGCTGATGGCTCTCTCTTGCCCATAGTACAAAGGCTTTAATCTAGCATAATGCTCAGCGAAGAAGAAATTGTAACCGCTCCTGTTTGACTTGGGCCGAGAGGGATCGCGTAATGCCAACCTGGATCTCTTTCGGTTCCGTCGAGTAGGCATGTCCGAAAAACTCTGAGAAACATATGTAGCTGTAGGAGCATGATACAAGACACCTTTCAGTTCGTCAGAACCCAAGTTGACAGTAACCAGATATCCACTGTCAAATTTCCCATCAATGGTTCCCATGATTGAAGAGCCAAGCTGCACTTCTGCACTTTCTGTACATAAGATAGAGAAAACAGATCCATATCGCAATTAATTCATCGCCTTACAGATCAAATAACCAGATGCTATAAATAAGGTCAGAGGATCTAGGAAATGATGGTACCGAATTAGAAAGACAAAACTAAATTCTCATAGCAAGTCATCCAACTTTAAGAAGTTACCGAACTATTTCATACGATTTTTTCTGAGAATTGTCAATTGGAGGTACATTCCATGATTGTAAATAAAAGgttttctggaaactcacagtTTAATGTAGACACCAAAGAGAAAATATACACATAGTTATATGATTCTACTTCTAGAACTAGTGTCAAAAGTTTGAACGCAACTACTATTAGAACCATAACATTGTGGGTTCGAGATGGAGGTTAAACGTACCCTGACCTGGAAACTGGTTTCTACTCGCCCCTTCCTCCACGGTGGCTGACCCATTGAAAAGGTCCTTGCTTACAGGTTCTGGAAAAAAAGAAACTTGAAAACTATATATCTTTCTAATCGATGAAATCAATGAAATAACATACAGAACCAACACAGATCCATGTCTTCAATTACCAAGCACTGGGATGCTAAAAACTTCTTTATGGAGATAATAGGCCTGCTCAAAGTGATACAGCAAAGACAAGTAGTACTTCCGTAAGACAAATGAAGCACTGGTAATTGTTGTTGGGAAATTGAAGGCCACAATCACTTCCTTCCATTTGCGATCTCTAATCACCTGTAACCAGTTTAAGAGAATTTGAAGTTAAATAAAagccacaaaataaaaaaaaaaaggggacctTGGAATGCTCCAGGAAAAAAAGTTGGACCCTTTCAAAATTCTGCGAACCAACTTTGGTCTGAGCTGAGAATACTACTAAACAAGTAGTTAAAGTCAACCTAGTTTACACCCAGCCGAGACCCCAGCCCCCATTCATCATAGCTTGTTTCCGAAAAAACAATGAGTGTAGCCTATACCGGGCACACTTGAAAATTCTAATTAGTTAAATAGTGATCAACTGAGTTTAAGATCCATTTTTCAGGCAATAAGTTTAATTTCAGCTTCAAGAGTCTCATGTATAAACAAtcattaagaagaaaaataaactgAACGAACCTTGTCAAGCCCACCACGAGATGTGACTTCAACAAAAAGGAGATGTAGATCCAGAGATTTTCCTCCAACAGTAGGAATCCTACACAATGAGCATTAAGCACATGGTCATggactttctttttgtttcttttcagtACTCCAAACTAAACTTTCATTGACTCAATGTCTGGATTGCTTATTTTTCCATCATCCCCAACTCAAACTCAGGTAGAGGAGAGCCACCACAGGGGATGGAAATTTGATAATATTGTTCAAATAAACATCTTGAATCCTAAACACAATCCTAATTTTGCTAAAAATATCCGAAACGATGTGTACACTGCAGTCCAATTTTTTCAGTCATTCGCCATTCAATCAATTCAAACAGAGGAATAGGCGGCATAGTTTTGATTAAAACCAGTCAACTGAAGTTTGCAACATGCAAAAACATTGGAAATATATCAAGTGAAGCAATGTAAAGataaaaacacaacataaatataCAATTTTCCAATTCTTCCAACATATTAAGACCCAAAAtagcaaaacaaaaacaacccaATTCATCAAATAgcccaacaaaacaaaatctaagTTGTAAGAAAAGGGAACAGAGCCAAATTACATGAATTGATAAAACCAGTCAACTGAGTAGCAACATGCAAATACAACACATATAAATACACAACACAAgaacataaatttcaaattctgCAAGACCCAAAACAGCAAAACAAACACAACCCAATCCACCAAACGACCCAAAATACAAAATCAAAAGCtgtaacaaaaggaaaaaaagccaaaatttACATGAATTTGGTTCTGAACGAATCGTGAAACTCCTTGAGCTTTTCCCAGAAAAGGTCGGAGCTTTGAACGACTTCCTCATACTTTGCTGTGGGTGAAGGATAAGCCTTTGGAGCGGAGGCGGGGGATGAGACAGAAGACCCATTggcggagagagagaggagttgtTGTTGGTGAGCTGAAATGGccgcagaggaagaagaagaagtcttctccttttctgtaatttttggTGTTGGGACCTCAGACATGTTCAGTCAGAGAAAATAAGAGAGGGTAAAGATTGATGGATGGATTAAGAGTTTAAGAGACTCGGTAAAGATTGTATTTTTGCGACCTTTTTATATCAGCCAATTTATATGATTGTATAAGATATTGGATATGCTCTCTCTATGACGGATTCAACTCCAATGCTACGTAGTATTAAATATTTTGATGTATTGTATAACTTGAATTCACGGGATTATAAtaaaagtaataatttaaactaattcaaATCATCTAATGCTCATAGAATGGAAGAAATTTTTCCCTAGAACTTAGAAAACTTTCCCgacaattaaaaattgaaacttgttttttggttttacGATACAAATAACAGTTTAAACtaatataaaattatggtaAGGAAATTCGAACTTGAATAAGGGGCAAgacaattatttttcttttaaataagcGTATGGATTGGGAAGTTTGAATTCAATAGCTCATACGtaagaaaatatattattaaCTAATTGAGCTACGAGTTGCTACTGAGTGTAGAGAAATTCTATGAGTTGGTGGAGTATGGGGATGGGCTGATGGGTTTGATAGCACACATATTTGGGAATGCAAAGCCGAGATAGGTATTACTtttattggccaaaattaatAAGATTATCTGTCAAATTTAGACCCTTTTTTACTCCTTTTTGGTGGGttgtaaattaaaataaaaataggaaGAAGAGATTAGTTCCAAGGGCAAAGGGAAAGCAAGATGGTGAGGTGACTTGTGTACTGGAAAATATTGGTATACTTGTTAATAGAGTGTGATTTTTAGACCACACATATTTCGATTACGATGATTTTCTTTACAAATGGTAGCGTTAGagggttaaattgttagttgttaggCGAATGAAGATTAGTGAGGATCGAATGTGCACCAGGTTACGTCGACATAATTGCTTTCTATCACTGTGGTAAAACACCATCTATAATTACGACGATTAAATCTAATAAAACTCTTTACAATTGTTGTTTGAGTAAGAGTGTCGGATAAAGAACGCATGAGATAAGTGAATAACCGTTGTGTGAAATAATAaggatttttcttcaaaacttcaattacaaattttttactattttactTCATATAAATAGTGCTACCTCTTTTACAATCTAATTAATCGACGGTAATTAAAAGTAATGTTTAAAACTTAACTGTAAGGGTCTTTTGTATCAAAACtgtaagggtatttttgtttaTATGAAAGTTGTACAAAGCCACAAAGTAATATAAATTGTACTATGTATTGTCTAACTTTTAATTTGGGTTAA contains the following coding sequences:
- the LOC137743486 gene encoding high mobility group B protein 10-like isoform X1 translates to MSEVPTPKITEKEKTSSSSSAAISAHQQQLLSLSANGSSVSSPASAPKAYPSPTAKYEEVVQSSDLFWEKLKEFHDSFRTKFMIPTVGGKSLDLHLLFVEVTSRGGLDKVIRDRKWKEVIVAFNFPTTITSASFVLRKYYLSLLYHFEQAYYLHKEVFSIPVLEPVSKDLFNGSATVEEGASRNQFPGQESAEVQLGSSIMGTIDGKFDSGYLVTVNLGSDELKGVLYHAPTATYVSQSFSDMPTRRNRKRSRLALRDPSRPKSNRSGYNFFFAEHYARLKPLYYGQERAISKKIGYLWNNLTEAEKQVYQDKGTKDKERYRTEMLEYKSSYNHPQQ
- the LOC137743486 gene encoding high mobility group B protein 10-like isoform X2; the encoded protein is MSEVPTPKITEKEKTSSSSSAAISAHQQQLLSLSANGSSVSSPASAPKAYPSPTAKYEEVVQSSDLFWEKLKEFHDSFRTKFMIPTVGGKSLDLHLLFVEVTSRGGLDKVIRDRKWKEVIVAFNFPTTITSASFVLRKYYLSLLYHFEQAYYLHKEVFSIPVLEPVSKDLFNGSATVEEGASRNQFPESAEVQLGSSIMGTIDGKFDSGYLVTVNLGSDELKGVLYHAPTATYVSQSFSDMPTRRNRKRSRLALRDPSRPKSNRSGYNFFFAEHYARLKPLYYGQERAISKKIGYLWNNLTEAEKQVYQDKGTKDKERYRTEMLEYKSSYNHPQQ